From a region of the Polyodon spathula isolate WHYD16114869_AA unplaced genomic scaffold, ASM1765450v1 scaffolds_1271, whole genome shotgun sequence genome:
- the LOC121309416 gene encoding succinate dehydrogenase [ubiquinone] cytochrome b small subunit B, mitochondrial-like, protein MAAVWRMSALCNRGARPLFFSKSLLARPLMSSRKTRDAPVLLSAEIHTSPTQFAAGSKAASLHWTGERALSVALLGMIPLAYMYPGPAMDYSLAAALTLHSHWGLGQVLTDYVHGDAAIKASKAGLFALSAVTFAGLCYFNYHDVGICKAVAMLWSL, encoded by the exons ATGGCTGCGGTGTGGAGGATGAGCGCTCTGTGCAACCGGGGCGCACGGC CTCTGTTCTTCAGTAAATCTCTCCTGGCTCGGCCCCTGATGTCCTCTAGAAAGACCAGGGATGCCCCAGTTCTGCTCTCCGCAGAGATCCACACGTCCCCCACACAGTTTG CTGCCGGCTCGAAGGCTGCATCGTTGCACTGGACTGGTGAGCGAGCGCTGAGTGTGGCGTTGCTGGGAATGATCCCGCTAGCCTACATGTACCCAGGCCCTGCTATGGACTACTCCCTGGCTGCTGCACTTACTCTGCACAGCCACTG gGGTCTTGGCCAGGTGCTGACGGACTATGTCCACGGAGACGCAGCAATCAAAGCATCCAAGGCAGGGCTCTTCGCTCTCTCTGCTGTCACCTTCGCAGGCCTCTGCTACTTCAACTACCACGATGTGGGCATCTGCAAGGCTGTGGCCATGCTCTGGAGCCTCTGA
- the timm8b gene encoding mitochondrial import inner membrane translocase subunit Tim8 B, translated as MSDFNDFSSASVSEKAEASELQRMIAVEQQKAQFQAQVHNFTDVCWEKCVDKPSSKLDSRTEGCLVSCVERFIDTTLTITNRFTQMVQKGAH; from the exons ATGTCAGATTTTAATGATTTTTCATCCGCCAGCGTTTCTGAGAAGGCAGAGGCCTCAGAATTACAAAGGATGATTGCAGTCGAGCAGCAGAAAGCGCAGTTCCAGGCTCAG GTTCACAATTTCACGGATGTGTGCTGGGAGAAGTGTGTGGACAAGCCCAGCTCCAAGCTGGACTCCAGGACCGAGGGCTGCCTGGTGAGCTGTGTGGAGCGCTTCATCGACACGACGCTGACCATCACCAACCGCTTCACACAGATGGTGCAGAAAGGGGCGCACTAG
- the LOC121309432 gene encoding uncharacterized protein LOC121309432 — protein sequence MSITFSGWEAWTDRTHLSSGAKPERGGRYTMYHGTHISIAKTIITRGFQRSKDGLLGPGVYVSRNIEKAKCYPLNVDKQQRVALKLKVQVGKVKKIDCDNHPLQKTWSQNGYDTAWVPPHSNISAIKSGREEDCVWDPKRITVVGVAYCPNDVARRELRQLIDRQATGAQSGRQTPHKNCCTVCGKENGTPHPLQACWKCSETICPFQDSHKCRS from the coding sequence atgtccaTCACGTTCTCTGGCTGGGAAGCCTGGACGGACAGAACGCATTTAAGCTCGGGTGCCAAACCTGAAAGAGGCGGTCGCTACACAATGTACCACGGGACCCATATCAGCATTGCCAAGACCATCATTACACGGGGCTTTCAAAGGTCGAAGGACGGGCTCTTAGGACCCGGGGTATACGTGAGTCGCAACATCGAGAAAGCAAAGTGTTACCCTCTTAACGTCGATAAACAACAGAGAGTCGCCTTGAAGCTAAAAGTGCAAGTTGGCAAAGTGAAGAAAATCGACTGCGATAACCACCCGCTACAGAAAACCTGGAGCCAAAACGGCTACGACACAGCGTGGGTGCCGCCTCATAGTAACATATCCGCGATCAAGTCTGGCAGGGAGGAGGACTGTGTCTGGGACCCGAAGAGAATCACCGTTGTGGGTGTCGCCTACTGCCCGAACGACGTCGCCAGACGAGAGCTCCGTCAATTGATTGATAGACAAGCGACCGGGGCACAGAGCGGCCGGCAGACGCCTCACAAGAACTGTTGCACAGTCTGTGGCAAAGAGAACGGCACACCGCATCCCCTTCAAGCTTGCTGGAAATGCAGCGAGACAATCTGCCCATTTCAGGATAGCCACAAGTGTAGAAGTTAA
- the LOC121309430 gene encoding uncharacterized protein LOC121309430 encodes MEVEFYGWEVFYDDGHHLSAEQEPKTGQTYTMYHGTSVQNARNIITAGFQQSRDGMLGPGVYISRNQKKAERYPLNSAKTDRVVLKLQVDAGKVKKIDTDNHPMQKTWHANGYDTAWVPPNCGMKAVPSGLEEDCVWDPNRIEVVDIALAPDQSITAELKGLISGAQRNKGTSTKPPQQAGICGVCRKRMAILHQTETCWGCGKNICIFMTKHKCRV; translated from the coding sequence ATGGAGGTGGAGTTTTATGGGTGGGAGGTCTTCTACGATGATGGTCATCACCTCTCTGCAGAACAGGAGCCCAAGACGGGCCAGACATACACCATGTACCACGGGACCTCAGTCCAGAACGCACGCAACATCATCACAGCAGGGTTTCAGCAGTCGAGGGACGGGATGCTGGGGCCGGGGGTTTACATCAGCAGGAACCAAAAGAAAGCAGAGCGCTACCCGCTTAACTCCGCCAAGACAGACAGAGTGGTCCTCAAACTCCAGGTGGACGCCGGCAAAGTGAAGAAAATCGACACGGACAACCACCCAATGCAGAAGACCTGGCACGCCAACGGCTACGATACGGCCTGGGTTCCCCCCAACTGCGGAATGAAGGCTGTCCCTAGTGGTCTGGAGGAGGACTGCGTGTGGGATCCCAACAGGATCGAGGTGGTTGATATCGCCCTGGCACCAGACCAGAGCATCACTGCTGAGCTGAAGGGGCTGATCTCAGGGGCACAGAGGAACAAGGGAACGAGTACGAAGCCACCGCAGCAGGCAGGGATCTGTGGAGTGTGCAGAAAGAGAATGGCCATTCTGCATCAAACAGAAACCTGCTGGGGGTGTGGGAAAAACATCTGTATTTTCATGACGAAACACAAGTGCAGAGTTTAA